In Bacteroidales bacterium, a single genomic region encodes these proteins:
- a CDS encoding High-affnity carbon uptake protein Hat/HatR, whose translation MAAHIDNKKFNPFPGLRPFAPEDSDLFFGREGESEEVVGKLIKNRFVTVIGASGSGKSSLIYCGVLPKVRNHKEKSTSGWRIISFRPGNDPFGNLADVISEKISEDSLKPADRNTILTELRDNAGGIAAAVKKFMITSNEKVLIVVDQFEEIFRYSALGKADAVISPAARFVDYMVDAVTQSDVEVYTIVTMRSDFIGECAHYQGLTQLINNSNYLVPHMGTDNYREAIEGPVKYAGAKIDPKLVDLLLSDIGDRTDQLPVLQHAMMRTWNHWRELDEPDKPISKVDYDSVGTMSDAMSLHANEAYEELSLRGKEICEMMFKTITEKGSDNKGIRHPSSVPTIKSIAACTSEELFDVVEKFRVTARSFITPRENVPLSDESIIDLSHESLMRLWDRLREWVDDEASSVQMYTRLSDASAMYQQGKTSLWRPPDLQLAINWRDQHKPTLTWAQRYNPAFERAMVYLRTSEKTYVEEEENKIRLQKRQMKRTKIVAGILGVAAIISVGFMLFAFVQKIAADRQTQIAIEQKAIADSQKVLANTATNIATKQRLLAVANATLAEQEAENARIEKENAERQRQIAVLNENLAKKNEIYANEQKDSATLAKERADKNAEEARIASALATKRRMLSIGKAMSIKSLQASGQQDLQTLLAYQAYLFNKDNGGAENDADIYAGLYNVSKLYGSVNYKTYNGHKGGIKSVALVPGKNEFYTSGEDGQILKWDINAKEQTLQIVYSGTDIIEVLAVSPDASWLACGSSNSTIKMIPLKPNIPGYELTGSKGKIKSLIFSYDGKYLYSASLDGRVLKWDLAARTNTNVTNGTMSIISIDLSSNGNYLAGISSDGSVLVWNPQNSSDTFQPPTTLKNIKVVKFNPESNLIALGDINGTLELWDINKKTRVSFVKAHTAAINDIKFNTKLKQMATASNDYSFKIFNITDPADLTEPPITIKDHENLGFVLVLQFSSDGQLIISGAYDGTPNLISRPTHVDSFVNDICNIVSRNMTQDEWNTYVGKDIDLQKTCPDKNYNIKVNAIK comes from the coding sequence ATGGCAGCTCATATAGACAACAAAAAATTCAATCCTTTTCCCGGACTAAGGCCATTTGCCCCGGAAGACAGCGATCTGTTCTTCGGCCGGGAAGGTGAGAGCGAAGAGGTCGTTGGCAAGTTGATTAAGAACAGGTTCGTAACTGTTATTGGTGCTTCCGGAAGCGGTAAATCCTCACTCATTTATTGCGGTGTTTTACCGAAAGTGAGGAACCATAAAGAAAAGAGTACCTCAGGATGGAGAATCATCTCTTTCCGGCCCGGGAATGATCCGTTTGGAAATCTTGCTGATGTAATTTCTGAAAAGATATCTGAAGACTCACTGAAGCCTGCCGACAGAAACACAATCCTCACCGAGCTACGTGATAATGCTGGGGGTATTGCTGCTGCCGTAAAGAAGTTCATGATAACTTCCAATGAGAAGGTACTTATAGTTGTTGACCAGTTTGAAGAGATATTCAGATATAGTGCCCTTGGGAAAGCTGATGCAGTTATTTCTCCGGCTGCAAGGTTCGTTGATTATATGGTTGATGCCGTTACACAATCGGATGTTGAGGTTTACACTATTGTTACAATGCGTTCCGACTTCATCGGAGAATGCGCACATTATCAGGGACTTACACAGCTTATAAATAACAGTAATTACCTTGTTCCCCACATGGGAACAGATAACTACAGGGAAGCAATAGAAGGACCGGTAAAATATGCAGGTGCTAAGATTGATCCTAAACTTGTTGATCTTCTTCTGAGTGATATCGGCGACAGAACCGACCAGCTGCCGGTTCTGCAGCATGCTATGATGAGGACCTGGAACCACTGGCGCGAACTTGATGAGCCCGATAAACCTATCAGTAAAGTTGATTATGATTCTGTTGGTACTATGAGCGACGCTATGTCGCTGCATGCCAATGAGGCATATGAAGAGCTGAGTTTACGCGGTAAAGAGATCTGCGAGATGATGTTCAAGACTATTACCGAAAAGGGTTCCGATAACAAGGGGATCCGTCATCCCTCAAGTGTGCCGACAATTAAATCAATAGCAGCCTGTACCAGTGAGGAGTTGTTTGATGTAGTTGAGAAATTCAGAGTCACAGCCAGATCATTTATCACACCAAGAGAAAATGTTCCGCTTAGTGATGAATCAATTATTGATCTCTCGCATGAGAGCCTTATGAGATTATGGGACAGGCTCCGGGAATGGGTTGACGATGAGGCATCATCTGTTCAGATGTATACCAGACTTTCTGATGCCTCTGCAATGTACCAGCAGGGCAAGACCAGTCTCTGGAGACCGCCTGACCTTCAGCTTGCTATCAACTGGCGCGATCAGCATAAACCGACACTCACCTGGGCCCAGCGATATAATCCTGCCTTTGAACGCGCGATGGTTTATCTGCGTACCAGTGAGAAAACGTATGTTGAGGAGGAAGAGAATAAGATAAGGCTGCAGAAGAGGCAGATGAAGAGAACGAAAATTGTGGCAGGGATACTCGGTGTGGCTGCCATCATCTCTGTTGGATTCATGCTTTTTGCTTTCGTTCAGAAAATTGCTGCAGACCGTCAGACACAGATTGCAATTGAACAGAAAGCGATTGCTGATAGCCAGAAAGTTCTGGCGAATACTGCTACAAACATTGCTACGAAGCAACGGTTATTGGCTGTAGCTAATGCCACACTTGCCGAACAGGAAGCAGAAAATGCCAGAATAGAAAAAGAAAATGCAGAGAGACAAAGGCAGATAGCTGTGCTTAATGAAAATCTAGCAAAGAAAAATGAAATTTATGCAAATGAGCAGAAAGATTCAGCAACTTTAGCCAAGGAACGTGCAGATAAAAATGCAGAAGAAGCAAGAATTGCAAGTGCCCTGGCTACAAAACGCAGAATGCTTTCCATTGGTAAGGCAATGTCAATTAAGTCGTTACAGGCATCGGGGCAACAGGATCTTCAGACACTTCTTGCCTATCAGGCGTATTTATTTAACAAGGATAATGGCGGTGCTGAGAATGATGCTGATATATATGCCGGATTATACAATGTTTCCAAGCTTTACGGCAGTGTAAATTATAAAACCTACAACGGTCATAAAGGAGGTATAAAGAGTGTAGCTCTTGTTCCCGGTAAAAATGAATTCTATACCTCAGGTGAAGACGGCCAGATCCTTAAATGGGATATTAATGCCAAAGAGCAGACACTTCAGATTGTTTATTCCGGCACCGATATAATTGAGGTACTTGCTGTCAGTCCGGATGCCTCATGGCTTGCCTGCGGCAGCAGTAATTCAACAATTAAAATGATACCATTGAAACCGAATATTCCAGGATACGAACTGACCGGGAGCAAGGGGAAAATCAAGTCGCTTATTTTCTCATACGATGGAAAATATCTCTATTCTGCTTCGCTCGATGGAAGAGTACTTAAATGGGATCTTGCGGCACGAACCAATACAAATGTGACGAATGGTACAATGTCGATAATATCAATTGATCTTTCTTCCAACGGTAATTATCTCGCAGGAATAAGCAGCGACGGAAGTGTACTTGTCTGGAATCCCCAGAACAGTTCAGATACTTTTCAGCCTCCAACAACTTTAAAGAATATCAAGGTAGTGAAGTTCAATCCTGAAAGCAATCTTATTGCCCTCGGCGATATAAATGGTACCCTTGAATTGTGGGATATTAATAAGAAGACCAGAGTTTCATTTGTAAAAGCTCATACTGCTGCCATAAATGATATTAAGTTTAATACCAAGCTCAAGCAGATGGCGACTGCGAGCAACGATTACTCTTTTAAAATATTCAATATCACCGATCCGGCCGACCTTACCGAACCGCCTATTACGATTAAGGATCATGAAAATCTGGGATTTGTGCTTGTTCTTCAGTTCAGTTCTGATGGTCAGCTTATTATTTCCGGTGCATATGACGGCACACCTAACCTTATCAGCAGACCAACCCATGTTGACAGCTTTGTGAACGATATATGCAATATTGTTTCAAGGAACATGACACAGGATGAATGGAATACTTATGTAGGTAAAGACATTGACCTGCAAAAGACATGTCCGGATAAGAACTATAATATAAAGGTAAATGCAATTAAATAA